A region from the Triticum aestivum cultivar Chinese Spring chromosome 3D, IWGSC CS RefSeq v2.1, whole genome shotgun sequence genome encodes:
- the LOC123073884 gene encoding uncharacterized protein isoform X1: MSGGGSGAASPEVGSGDEWLRIFDRVAALLPRVEELAADRARSRTRQESSEARENSLHARLLQADASRRRWKAAYTELPPGANPKLAELQENDLVDYKACEGIIYAGGSDPEIQQGGSRNDQQFSQNNEDHEDTARDLRAELNKLKQAYRTMSSKKDREVSELLVVQNFLWNQLRTMDKDNTALLKMKEVEAAQATEAARNKDAEIDRLRAEAANAKTRVLVLEGKLLEMHSLVNEKNDEIQKLKSGQPKSLKCKCASCVSNETSQKRRKLTNEMHFGQCTTTKKSKGCNFPGMHPLAKKNQVPLNCWLMLLEHEDFYRYIPQCGDEVMYLPEGHEAYLNGMRLSDSCPCDRIKDLKAVELCRIEGLGYSAYGESCCTLALKFIDDTSSGFGKQFIITLLELADFSDFLVERTRFEATIVQNWTIRDKCKVWCMDDGEGERSWWEGHVLAITPDSPDFPESPWLKYAIQFYDGSDFLYSPWELHAAGPLVPWKHPHIDSSIRNKLLSAMTTLQKMSHKNQDYYGVLKLDTVVGESDFINRFPVQFSIEVIRARLQNDYYRTLDAVQHDATVMLANAKSCFSKSSVMTKKIHRLSEWVNDNIQSL; encoded by the exons AtgagcggcggcggctcgggcgcggcctCGCCGGAGGTCGGGAGCGGCGACGAGTGGCTGCGCATCTTCGACCGGGTCGCGGCGCTGCTGCCGCGGGTCGAGGAGCTCGCCGCGGACCGCGCGCGCAGCAGGACCCGCCAGGAGTCGTCGGAAGCCCGCGAGAACTCCCTCCATGCCCGCCTCCTCCAG GCGGATGCGAGCCGGAGGAGGTGGAAGGCGGCCTACACGGAGCTGCCTCCCGGTGCCAATCCCAAGCTCGCCG AACTTCAAGAAAATGACTTGGTGGATTACAAAGCCTGTGAAGGGATTATTTATGCCGGTGGCTCTGATCCAGAG ATACAACAGGGGGGCTCCAGAAATGACCAACAGTTCAGTCAGAACAACGAGGATCATGAGGACACCGCAAGAGACTTGAGAGCAGAACTAAATAAACTGAAGCAAGCGTACAGGACAATGAGCTCAAAAAAAGATAGGGAGGTTTCTGAACTACTTGTAGTGCAGAATTTCCTGTGGAACCAATTGAGGACAATGGACAAGGACAACACGGCGCTccttaagatgaaagaagtggagGCAGCTCAAGCTACTGAAGCAGCCCGAAATAAGGATGCTGAGATTGACAGATTGAGAGCAGAGGCTGCTAATGCAAAAACAAGGGTACTGGTTCTTGAGGGTAAGCTGCTGGAAATGCATTCCTTGGTTAACGAGAAGAACGATGAAATACAAAAACTCAAAAGTGGCCAACCTAAGAGTCTGAAGTGCAAATGCGCCTCTTGTGTATCAAAT GAGACTAGTCAAAAGCGCAGGAAGCTTACCAATGAGATGCATTTTGGACAGTGCACG ACTACAAAAAAAAGCAAGGGTTGCAACTTCCCTGGTATGCATCCATTGGCAAAAAAGAACCAAGTACCGTTGAATTGTTGGTTGATGCTGTTAGAGCATGAAGATTTTTACCGTTATATTCCTCAGTGTGGTGATGAGGTTATGTACTTGCCAGAG GGCCATGAAGCATATCTTAATGGAATGCGGTTATCTGATAGTTGCCCATGTGATCGGATCAAAGACCTTAAAGCTGTAGAGCTTTGTAGAATTGAGGGTCTTGGTTATTCAGCTTATGGTGAAAGCTGTTGTACATTAGCACTTAAATTCATTGATGACACTTCAAGCGGATTTGGCAAACAGTTTATAATCACATTGCTTGAGCTGGCTGACTTTTCTGATTTTCTTGTGGAAAGAACACGGTTTGAAGCTACTATTGTGCAGAACTGGACTATCAGAGATAAGTGCAAAGTTTGGTGCATGGATGATGGAGAGGGAGAACGAAGTTGGTGGGAGGGACATGTGTTGGCAATAACACCTGATTCGCCTGATTTTCCTGAGAGTCCATGGCTTAAATATGCTATACAGTTTTATGATGGTTCTGACTTTCTGTATAGCCCCTGGGAGCTCCATGCTGCTGGCCCATTGGTTCCATGGAAACATCCACATATTGATTCCAGTATCAGGAATAAACTGTTATCAGCAATGACCACTTTACAGAAAATGTCTCACAAAAACCAG GATTACTATGGTGTTCTGAAGTTGGATACTGTTGTAGGAGAATCAGATTTCATAAACAG GTTTCCTGTCCAGTTTTCCATCGAGGTGATCAGGGCAAGACTGCAGAACGATTACTACAGAACTCTGGATGCTGTCCAACATGATGCGACTGTGATGCTTGCCAATGCCAAGTCTTGCTTCTCAAAGAGCTCTGTAATGACCAAAAAGATCCACAGGCTATCAGAGTGGGTCAATGATAACATTCAATCGCTGTAG
- the LOC123073884 gene encoding uncharacterized protein isoform X2 produces MSGGGSGAASPEVGSGDEWLRIFDRVAALLPRVEELAADRARSRTRQESSEARENSLHARLLQADASRRRWKAAYTELPPGANPKLAELQENDLVDYKACEGIIYAGGSDPEIQQGGSRNDQQFSQNNEDHEDTARDLRAELNKLKQAYRTMSSKKDREVSELLVVQNFLWNQLRTMDKDNTALLKMKEVEAAQATEAARNKDAEIDRLRAEAANAKTRVLVLEGKLLEMHSLVNEKNDEIQKLKSGQPKSLKCKCASCVSNETSQKRRKLTNEMHFGQCTTTKKSKGCNFPGMHPLAKKNQVPLNCWLMLLEHEDFYRYIPQCGDEVMYLPEGHEAYLNGMRLSDSCPCDRIKDLKAVELCRIEGLGYSAYGESCCTLALKFIDDTSSGFGKQFIITLLELADFSDFLVERTRFEATIVQNWTIRDKCKVWCMDDGEGERSWWEGHVLAITPDSPDFPESPWLKYAIQFYDGSDFLYSPWELHAAGPLVPWKHPHIDSSIRNKLLSAMTTLQKMSHKNQDYYGVLKLDTVVGESDFINRTITTELWMLSNMMRL; encoded by the exons AtgagcggcggcggctcgggcgcggcctCGCCGGAGGTCGGGAGCGGCGACGAGTGGCTGCGCATCTTCGACCGGGTCGCGGCGCTGCTGCCGCGGGTCGAGGAGCTCGCCGCGGACCGCGCGCGCAGCAGGACCCGCCAGGAGTCGTCGGAAGCCCGCGAGAACTCCCTCCATGCCCGCCTCCTCCAG GCGGATGCGAGCCGGAGGAGGTGGAAGGCGGCCTACACGGAGCTGCCTCCCGGTGCCAATCCCAAGCTCGCCG AACTTCAAGAAAATGACTTGGTGGATTACAAAGCCTGTGAAGGGATTATTTATGCCGGTGGCTCTGATCCAGAG ATACAACAGGGGGGCTCCAGAAATGACCAACAGTTCAGTCAGAACAACGAGGATCATGAGGACACCGCAAGAGACTTGAGAGCAGAACTAAATAAACTGAAGCAAGCGTACAGGACAATGAGCTCAAAAAAAGATAGGGAGGTTTCTGAACTACTTGTAGTGCAGAATTTCCTGTGGAACCAATTGAGGACAATGGACAAGGACAACACGGCGCTccttaagatgaaagaagtggagGCAGCTCAAGCTACTGAAGCAGCCCGAAATAAGGATGCTGAGATTGACAGATTGAGAGCAGAGGCTGCTAATGCAAAAACAAGGGTACTGGTTCTTGAGGGTAAGCTGCTGGAAATGCATTCCTTGGTTAACGAGAAGAACGATGAAATACAAAAACTCAAAAGTGGCCAACCTAAGAGTCTGAAGTGCAAATGCGCCTCTTGTGTATCAAAT GAGACTAGTCAAAAGCGCAGGAAGCTTACCAATGAGATGCATTTTGGACAGTGCACG ACTACAAAAAAAAGCAAGGGTTGCAACTTCCCTGGTATGCATCCATTGGCAAAAAAGAACCAAGTACCGTTGAATTGTTGGTTGATGCTGTTAGAGCATGAAGATTTTTACCGTTATATTCCTCAGTGTGGTGATGAGGTTATGTACTTGCCAGAG GGCCATGAAGCATATCTTAATGGAATGCGGTTATCTGATAGTTGCCCATGTGATCGGATCAAAGACCTTAAAGCTGTAGAGCTTTGTAGAATTGAGGGTCTTGGTTATTCAGCTTATGGTGAAAGCTGTTGTACATTAGCACTTAAATTCATTGATGACACTTCAAGCGGATTTGGCAAACAGTTTATAATCACATTGCTTGAGCTGGCTGACTTTTCTGATTTTCTTGTGGAAAGAACACGGTTTGAAGCTACTATTGTGCAGAACTGGACTATCAGAGATAAGTGCAAAGTTTGGTGCATGGATGATGGAGAGGGAGAACGAAGTTGGTGGGAGGGACATGTGTTGGCAATAACACCTGATTCGCCTGATTTTCCTGAGAGTCCATGGCTTAAATATGCTATACAGTTTTATGATGGTTCTGACTTTCTGTATAGCCCCTGGGAGCTCCATGCTGCTGGCCCATTGGTTCCATGGAAACATCCACATATTGATTCCAGTATCAGGAATAAACTGTTATCAGCAATGACCACTTTACAGAAAATGTCTCACAAAAACCAG GATTACTATGGTGTTCTGAAGTTGGATACTGTTGTAGGAGAATCAGATTTCATAAACAG AACGATTACTACAGAACTCTGGATGCTGTCCAACATGATGCGACTGTGA
- the LOC123077036 gene encoding zinc finger BED domain-containing protein RICESLEEPER 2, translating into MRRRRLKRMMSGERRRREEEYESAGSEPIRKRQKVSDIWEGFMILKRTRSGESARCSTCGKTGMTSLLTTARSVDKPQVGPDYAAARRSLAMFIITSGLSLSIVEEPSLQTFIRAVNPLSENINSCRRSFLDRDVMALYGREKDSLKFILSEAPGRINFAIDRWKGKETGENYNDDIYMCIVACFIDVDWNLQRRVVAFKHLAFPDDVVSVADTVASCFTEFEVDQKLMCITLDNALDDASVDNSVKTIVLDKDKLLCDGELCQMHCCTEILNSVVQAGLELIDDVVNKIRHGIHYITYSKKREDEFYQGAKEICHLDVAMKLRADLVITWDSTYKMLCCALYYKDALKHFASKHQTFLSDFHLCDEEWNRVATMEKFIKPLYDITCTFLTTKHKTASLYFLGLYKVYRLLGVTKGQENFMAGMVKDMMAKFDKYWSEYSLVLACAAVLDPRYKLNLVSFCFKKIYGDVGASQYTDRVVALLHRLFAQYEKSPCSCSAAVGSGGTGYHTKDDLFDGFALPEQKSELDWYLESPAMHLNTDLDILEFWSGMSKCYPNLANLARDILAIPISTVPSKSVFTVGEKVVNPRRSTLKPDLLEMLISLHDWTCPHDKKGITVSAIEEGIDDEEDEEDGADESDEEENTEESHDNDAYCCG; encoded by the exons ATGAGGCGGAGGAGGTTGAAGAGGATGATGagtggggagaggaggaggagggaggaggaataTGAGTCAGCTGGGTCTGAACCAATTCGAAAGCGTCAGAAAGTATCTGACATTTGGGAAGGCTTCATGATTCTTAAGCGCACACGCAGTGGGGAATCAGCTAGATGTTCTACTTGTGGCAAAACAGGCATGACTTCTCTCTTGACAACAGCACGTTCAGTCGACAAGCCCCAGGTTGGTCCTGATTATGCTGCTGCTAGAAGATCATTAGCCATGTTTATTATCACCAGTGGGCTGTCATTATCAATTGTTGAAGAACCCAGTCTTCAGACGTTTATCAGAGCTGTTAATCCGCTGTCTGAAAATATAAACTCTTGTCGCCGGTCTTTTTTAGACAGAGATGTCATGGCTCTTTATGGAAGGGAAAAGGATTCTTTGAAATTTATCTTGTCTGAAGCACCTGGGAGAATCAATTTTGCTATTGATCGCTGGAAGGGCAAAGAAACCGGAGAAAACTACAACGATGATATCTATATGTGCATCGTGGCTTGCTTTATTGATGTTGATTGGAATTTGCAGAGAAGAGTAGTGGCTTTCAAACACTTGGCTTTTCCTGACGATGTCGTGTCTGTCGCTGATACTGTAGCATCCTGTTTTACTGAATTTGAGGTTGATCAGAAGCTAATGTGCATAACTCTGGATAATGCATTAGATGATGCTTCTGTGGATAATTCAGTTAAGACGATTGTGCTAGATAAGGACAAATTGTTGTGTGATGGTGAATTATGTCAAATGCATTGTTGCACAGAAATCTTGAATTCAGTTGTGCAAGCTGGTCTAGAGCTGATTGATGATGTTGTTAACAAGATTCGTCATGGAATTCACTATATCACTTACTCTAAAAAGAGAGAGGATGAGTTTTATCAGGGTGCTAAAGAAATTTGTCATCTTGATGTTGCAATGAAGTTACGTGCTGATCTGGTTATTACTTGGGACTCAACTTACAAAATGCTTTGCTGTGCGCTGTATTACAAGGATGCTCTGAAGCATTTTGCATCAAAACATCAGACCTTCTTGTCTGATTTCCATCTTTGTGATGAAGAATGGAACAGGGTGGCAACAATGGAAAAGTTCATAAAGCCACTCTATGACATCACATGCACTTTCTTAACCACAAAGCACAAAACTGCCAGTTTATACTTTCTTGGACTATACAAGGTTTACCGATTGCTTGGAGTGACAAAAGGGCAAGAAAACTTCATGGCTGGTATGGTGAAAGACATGATGGCTAAGTTCGACAAGTATTGGTCCGAGTACAGTCTTGTTTTGGCTTGTGCGGCTGTTCTTGATCCTCGTTACAAGCTCAACCTAGTCAGCTTTTGTTTTAAGAAGATCTATGGCGATGTTGGTGCTAGCCAGTATACTGACAGAGTTGTCGCATTGCTCCACAGACTGTTTGCTCAATATGAGAAGTCACCGTGTTCTTGTTCAGCTGCAGTTGGGAGTGGTGGTACTGGGTACCACACCAAGGATGATCTGTTCGATGGTTTTGCTCTGCCGGAACAAAAATCGGAACTGGATTGGTATTTGGAATCACCAGCTATGCATCTAAACACTGATCTGGATATCTTGGAGTTTTGGAGCGGCATGTCTAAGTGTTACCCCAACCTTGCAAACTTAGCTCGTGATATCCTCGCCATTCCTATCTCCACCGTTCCTTCTAAGTCTGTATTTACCGTGGGTGAGAAAGTTGTGAACCCTCGTAGGAGTACGCTCAAGCCCGATCTACTCGAGATGCTGATCTCGCTCCACGACTGGACATGTCCACATGACAAAAAGG GTATTACTGTCTCTGCTATAGAAGAGGGTATCGATgatgaggaagacgaggaggaTGGTGCAGACGAATCTGATGAAGAAGAGAACACGGAAGAATCTCATGACAATGATGCTTATTGCTGCGGGTGA
- the LOC123077037 gene encoding putative F-box protein At4g22660 produces METCSIARIIRLQDLALYRHKLCSLVFRLLPQLQGFPSLTETKMAATLPELPQDILMVIFAALEIPDLVRAGSVCSSWHSAYAELRTLGKYKQGQTPCLVYTSESDPDDVLSLYSLAEKRSYKLTLPQPPIRSRYLIGSSHGWLITVDERSEMHLLNPITCEQIALPSVTTIEHVKPIFDEYGDICKYEMSGHTGMRNSRNPPSIFALAELRDRLQWKAFVFPDTSTGSYIVVLIHDPQCQLSFAKAGDDKWTWLPPDYLYDDCTYKDGILYAVNVKGEFHAFDLSGPVVTVKMVIRVPKHYVCDGRYIVQAPWGSLLLVYRIVGDHDLEPEPGASEYWNTKEIQIFEIDALWSEIKVIHCLRDHVLFLGHNLSLCLSADEYPALKANCSYFTDDNFLWTVGHKNSHRDMGILKLDDNSREELVSPQLWSNCPAPMWITPDPRKINAMGSMSQQL; encoded by the coding sequence ATGGAGACCTGTAGCATAGCCAGGATAATCAGATTGCAAGACCTAGCTTTGTACCGGCACAAGTTGTGCTCTCTAGTCTTCAGACTTTTGCCTCAACTACAAGGTTTCCCGTCATTGACAGAGACCAAGATGGCGGCCACCTTGCCGGAGCTGCCGCAGGACATCTTGATGGTTATCTTTGCCGCTCTCGAGATCCCCGACCTCGTGCGCGCTGGCTCTGTCTGCTCATCCTGGCACTCCGCATATGCCGAGCTACGCACACTTGGGAAGTACAAGCAGGGCCAGACGCCTTGTCTGGTCTATACCTCTGAATCTGATCCTGATGATGTTTTGTCCCTCTACAGCCTCGCTGAGAAGAGGTCCTACAAGTTAACTCTGCCGCAACCACCTATCCGCAGCAGGTATTTGATTGGGTCCTCACATGGCTGGCTAATCACCGTCGATGAGAGATCTGAGATGCACCTTCTGAATCCAATCACCTGTGAACAGATTGCTCTTCCTTCAGTGACCACCATTGAGCATGTGAAGCCCATATTCGATGAGTATGGTGATATCTGCAAGTATGAGATGTCAGGGCACACTGGAATGCGCAACAGTCGTAATCCACCATCCATCTTTGCTCTTGCCGAGTTGAGGGATAGACTCCAGTGGAAGGCATTTGTATTTCCTGATACATCCACAGGAAGCTACATTGTGGTGCTCATCCACGATCCACAATGCCAGCTCTCATTTGCAAAGGCAGGGGATGATAAGTGGACCTGGCTACCGCCTGATTATCTCTATGATGACTGCACTTATAAGGATGGCATATTGTATGCAGTTAATGTAAAAGGAGAATTCCACGCATTCGATCTTAGTGGCCCTGTGGTCACTGTGAAGATGGTTATAAGGGTACCTAAGCATTATGTTTGCGATGGTAGGTACATTGTTCAAGCTCCATGGGGCAGTCTGCTACTTGTGTATAGAATAGTTGGTGACCATGATTTAGAACCTGAGCCTGGTGCATCTGAATACTGGAACActaaggagattcaaatatttgagATTGATGCTCTTTGGAGTGAAATTAAGGTGATCCATTGCCTGCGTGACCATGTGTTATTTCTTGGTCATAATCTATCGCTCTGCCTCAGTGCTGATGAATATCCCGCTCTCAAGGCAAACTGTTCCTATTTTACCGATGATAATTTTCTATGGACAGTGGGACATAAGAACAGTCATCGTGATATGGGAATTCTTAAATTGGATGATAACAGCAGGGAGGAGCTTGTGTCTCCTCAGCTTTGGTCCAACTGTCCAGCTCCAATGTGGATTACTCCTGATCCTAGAAAGATCAACGCGATGGGCTCAATGAGCCAACAACTGTGA